The proteins below come from a single Deltaproteobacteria bacterium genomic window:
- a CDS encoding indolepyruvate oxidoreductase subunit beta — translation MNIIRIHITGVGGQGTLLATSLIGEAALLAGVNANISEVHGMAQRGGVVESAVVIGPALSTIISDGEADILLGFEPSETLRAANKCGSDTLVITNSHPQPPFTTAIGQGRYPDVDPALAQLAKKVRRLMALDADAFAHQAGSILSMNMVMLGALVRHADLPVKANHLKKAIKSNTRKTFLKMNLKAFDLGYNH, via the coding sequence ATGAATATAATCCGGATCCATATAACCGGTGTCGGCGGGCAAGGCACCCTGCTGGCCACGAGCCTCATCGGCGAAGCCGCACTGCTGGCCGGAGTCAACGCCAATATCAGTGAAGTGCATGGCATGGCTCAGCGGGGCGGAGTCGTTGAATCAGCCGTCGTCATCGGCCCGGCCCTGAGCACCATTATCTCTGACGGCGAAGCGGATATTTTACTGGGGTTCGAACCTTCGGAGACCCTGCGCGCCGCTAATAAATGCGGTTCAGATACCCTTGTCATAACCAACTCACATCCGCAGCCTCCCTTTACGACAGCAATTGGCCAGGGGAGATATCCCGATGTTGATCCAGCCCTGGCGCAGCTGGCCAAGAAGGTCAGGCGCCTGATGGCCCTGGATGCAGACGCCTTTGCCCATCAGGCCGGGAGCATTTTATCCATGAACATGGTCATGCTGGGGGCGCTGGTCAGGCACGCCGACCTCCCCGTCAAGGCAAATCATCTAAAAAAAGCCATAAAATCAAATACAAGGAAGACATTCTTAAAGATGAACTTGAAGGCTTTTGACCTGGGATATAACCATTGA
- a CDS encoding SPOR domain-containing protein — protein sequence MKLNRRRGRISTPAYLAVLLVLAGAAAAAAFYLYFYLPSAGLESELEITARAVALPRTAPIQSRVKYTFSSDELKKRLISEIVVPKRASRPKAAPKPTPPLLPLPPLGRPQAKLTPPTVPMLKIPPDSEPEAKPSPGPESGERSPAPVWVLNVISTEMPEKARRFVEILQKTSYRVYSYRVEGEKASWYRVRVGFFSTRQEAEAAAAFLVKEYQMPQAWILTPAPMEVARYFRNQSSRPDRKPLPADHQAEQDERIDEFSTPDLH from the coding sequence ATGAAACTGAACCGGCGCAGAGGCAGAATATCAACTCCGGCTTACCTGGCCGTCTTACTTGTCCTGGCCGGGGCAGCTGCAGCCGCAGCCTTTTACCTTTACTTTTATCTGCCTTCGGCCGGGCTTGAATCTGAGCTGGAAATAACGGCCCGGGCCGTGGCCCTGCCTCGGACAGCCCCGATTCAATCCCGGGTCAAGTACACCTTCAGTTCTGACGAACTGAAAAAAAGGCTCATAAGCGAAATTGTGGTTCCGAAAAGGGCTTCCAGGCCTAAAGCCGCGCCCAAACCAACCCCTCCGCTTCTTCCATTACCACCTCTGGGCCGACCTCAAGCCAAGCTCACGCCGCCTACTGTCCCCATGCTCAAAATACCTCCAGACTCCGAACCGGAAGCAAAACCATCACCCGGCCCTGAAAGCGGCGAACGCTCTCCCGCCCCGGTCTGGGTCCTAAATGTGATTTCCACCGAGATGCCGGAAAAGGCCCGCCGTTTTGTCGAAATTCTGCAAAAGACTTCTTACCGGGTTTACAGCTACAGGGTGGAAGGAGAAAAGGCGAGTTGGTACCGCGTGCGCGTCGGTTTTTTCTCCACGCGCCAGGAGGCCGAAGCCGCGGCCGCCTTTCTGGTCAAGGAATACCAGATGCCCCAGGCCTGGATCCTCACCCCGGCCCCCATGGAGGTGGCCAGGTATTTTCGTAATCAATCATCCCGGCCCGATCGAAAGCCTCTCCCGGCCGATCACCAGGCCGAGCAGGATGAACGAATAGATGAATTCAGTACTCCTGATCTCCATTGA
- a CDS encoding sulfatase, whose translation MNSVLLISIDALRADHLGCYGYPRRTSPNLDRLAREAALFEHAFAPSSYTIPSFTSLMTGRWPSWHTAKLFLQAPYALTPDMVPLAELMAAFGYRTAAFISTIVLSRQNSGLDRGFEVYDEETRVPELNRPMFLYRRAEDTLAAAAAWLKEIKDEPFFLWVHLMDAHGPYTPPPPFETRFAGDGLTLTPFDRLRLPLTETQITRKTAPEDYIPGIPAYQALGFEPSSPPKYESRFKEYLDRYDGAIAYADLAVGRLLALLKSQNRYNDAIIIVHADHGEAFGEQGVFFFHGLTVTRDQIHVPLIVKAAQLTPGRYSAPVSLCDIMPFLAEALDLDAPGGVMGRSLLARPDPQRFIPSQILRQLAIINNENLYLYGQGYFEPPRHGTLFETQHGLEFLKRTLPCRRFEYQKDPLGYYPLKPGPEGPRLDDWVQEFVSEANAQVFEAEPLIREDQANDSLTERLRALGYLD comes from the coding sequence ATGAATTCAGTACTCCTGATCTCCATTGACGCCTTACGGGCCGATCACCTGGGATGTTACGGCTACCCGCGCCGGACCTCCCCGAACCTGGACCGTCTGGCCCGGGAAGCGGCCCTGTTTGAACACGCCTTTGCCCCCAGCTCATACACCATTCCCTCTTTTACCTCTTTGATGACCGGCCGCTGGCCGAGCTGGCACACGGCCAAACTGTTTCTTCAAGCGCCTTACGCCCTGACGCCGGACATGGTCCCCCTGGCCGAACTCATGGCCGCTTTTGGCTATCGAACCGCGGCCTTTATCAGCACCATCGTCTTGAGCCGGCAGAACAGCGGCCTGGATCGCGGGTTCGAGGTCTATGATGAAGAAACTAGGGTTCCGGAACTTAACCGCCCCATGTTCCTTTACCGCAGGGCTGAGGACACGCTGGCCGCCGCGGCAGCGTGGCTCAAGGAGATCAAGGATGAGCCCTTCTTTCTCTGGGTTCATCTTATGGATGCCCACGGCCCCTACACCCCGCCCCCGCCCTTTGAGACTCGCTTCGCTGGCGACGGCCTGACCCTGACCCCCTTTGACCGGCTGCGCCTGCCGCTTACTGAAACACAGATCACTCGAAAGACCGCGCCCGAAGATTACATCCCGGGCATCCCGGCCTATCAGGCGCTCGGGTTCGAGCCGTCCAGCCCGCCTAAATATGAAAGCCGTTTCAAGGAGTACCTTGACCGGTACGACGGCGCCATCGCCTATGCAGACCTGGCCGTCGGACGCCTCCTGGCTTTGCTCAAGAGCCAGAACCGGTATAATGACGCCATCATCATCGTGCATGCCGATCATGGCGAGGCCTTTGGGGAGCAGGGGGTCTTTTTCTTCCACGGGCTGACCGTGACCCGGGATCAGATCCATGTGCCTTTGATCGTCAAGGCGGCGCAGCTGACCCCGGGCCGGTATTCGGCCCCGGTTTCCCTGTGCGACATCATGCCCTTTCTGGCTGAAGCCCTGGACCTGGATGCCCCGGGCGGCGTGATGGGCCGCTCTTTACTCGCCAGGCCCGATCCGCAGCGCTTCATTCCGTCCCAGATCCTGAGGCAGCTTGCCATAATCAATAACGAGAATCTGTATCTTTATGGACAAGGATACTTTGAGCCGCCGAGGCACGGAACACTCTTTGAAACGCAGCATGGGCTCGAGTTCCTCAAGCGCACCCTTCCCTGCCGCCGCTTCGAGTATCAAAAAGACCCCCTGGGCTATTATCCGCTCAAGCCCGGGCCGGAAGGACCCCGCCTGGACGACTGGGTGCAAGAATTCGTGAGTGAGGCCAATGCTCAGGTTTTTGAAGCAGAACCGCTAATACGCGAGGACCAGGCAAACGACAGCTTGACCGAACGCTTGCGCGCTTTGGGATATCTGGATTGA
- a CDS encoding NAD(+)/NADH kinase encodes MQKIGLVVKKGARKARKAAKELEAWLKEQGLEVFIDEVEVQNSSESCRTEPPSPIPDDVDLIVVLGGDGTLLYAARAVRKSGAPLLGVNLGGLGFLTEIGLKDLYATMEKVLAGDFIAEARMMLTVSVQRSGRSIARYTVLNDAVINKAALARILDLKVRIDGRNLTSFRADGLIISTPTGSTAYNLSAGGPIVYPAHETILLTPICPHTLSNRPLILPETAQIEIEMDPSASDMILTADGQVFCDLKPGDTVMARRARTRISLIKNPYKDYFEILKTKLGWG; translated from the coding sequence ATGCAAAAGATAGGCTTGGTGGTAAAAAAGGGCGCACGCAAGGCCCGGAAGGCAGCGAAAGAATTAGAGGCCTGGCTCAAGGAGCAGGGGCTCGAGGTTTTTATTGATGAAGTGGAAGTGCAAAATAGTTCGGAGTCCTGCCGCACCGAACCGCCTTCCCCCATCCCGGATGACGTTGATTTGATCGTGGTCCTGGGCGGGGATGGGACCCTGCTCTATGCGGCCCGCGCCGTCAGGAAAAGCGGCGCTCCTCTTCTGGGCGTCAACCTGGGCGGTCTGGGTTTTTTAACTGAAATCGGATTGAAAGACCTGTATGCGACCATGGAAAAGGTCCTGGCCGGCGATTTCATTGCCGAAGCCAGGATGATGCTCACCGTTTCGGTTCAACGCTCCGGCCGTTCCATCGCCCGGTACACGGTCCTCAACGACGCGGTCATCAACAAGGCGGCCCTGGCCAGAATCCTGGACCTCAAGGTCAGGATAGACGGCCGGAACCTGACGTCCTTTCGCGCGGACGGCTTGATCATTTCCACGCCCACCGGCTCGACAGCCTATAACCTTTCAGCCGGCGGGCCCATTGTCTACCCGGCTCATGAGACCATACTCCTCACCCCGATCTGCCCTCACACCCTCAGCAACCGCCCCCTGATACTGCCCGAAACCGCTCAGATCGAAATAGAGATGGACCCCAGTGCTTCAGACATGATCCTCACGGCAGACGGGCAGGTCTTCTGCGACCTTAAACCCGGCGACACGGTCATGGCCCGCCGCGCCCGCACCAGGATTTCTCTGATCAAGAATCCGTATAAAGACTACTTCGAGATCCTCAAGACCAAGCTCGGCTGGGGTTAA
- a CDS encoding Smr/MutS family protein encodes MNDDEVIVVPIEDSIDLHTFRPEEVSSLLMDYFQACLEKGIKEVRVIHGKGTGQLRAGVLSFLETCSLVKSYSPAPPERGGWGATIVKLAGR; translated from the coding sequence ATGAACGATGATGAAGTTATCGTCGTTCCCATTGAAGACAGCATTGATTTGCACACCTTTCGCCCGGAGGAAGTCTCCTCGCTGCTCATGGATTATTTTCAGGCCTGCCTGGAAAAAGGGATCAAGGAGGTCAGAGTCATTCATGGCAAAGGCACAGGCCAGCTGCGGGCCGGTGTCCTTTCCTTCCTTGAAACATGCAGCCTGGTTAAGTCTTATTCCCCGGCCCCGCCGGAGCGAGGCGGCTGGGGCGCCACCATTGTGAAACTAGCAGGCCGCTGA
- a CDS encoding PilT/PilU family type 4a pilus ATPase, protein MQQSQIDYILSKMLESHSNVSDLNITVGKKFQVESSGQLIELDLKPEIDALTPFQAEIFALNLINNDRRLTEDLVKQGSCDFSYQLAGKARFRGNIFSQRNCYSMVLRKLETTIPTIDQLKLPPAFKIMAREKNGIILVTGATGSGKTTSLAALLNDINEKEAVHVITLEDPVEYVHPHKKSTFNQRELGQDFDSFANGLRAALRQAPKVILVGEMRDRETVEIGLSAAETGHLVLSTLHTVDTGQTINRILGMFDQEEEHQVRIRLADTMRWIVSQRLLPQEGGGRVAAFEVMGTNLQIKDMILNGETEEKTYYNTIKELNPFGMQTFDQSILSLYKQGLISEENSMAYASKKAIVGRGIDTQKAERGEKTTDIEGLTVDSKYGRTEEEMARERAMARRKKS, encoded by the coding sequence ATGCAGCAGTCACAGATTGATTACATTCTAAGTAAGATGCTCGAATCCCACAGCAATGTTTCAGACCTGAACATCACTGTGGGCAAAAAATTCCAGGTCGAATCTTCAGGCCAGCTGATTGAACTCGACCTCAAGCCTGAAATTGACGCCCTGACGCCGTTTCAGGCGGAGATCTTTGCCTTGAACCTGATCAACAATGACCGGCGTCTGACCGAGGACCTGGTCAAACAGGGTTCCTGCGATTTTTCCTACCAGCTGGCAGGCAAGGCCCGTTTCAGGGGTAATATCTTCTCCCAGCGCAACTGCTACTCCATGGTTTTAAGAAAACTCGAAACCACGATTCCAACCATTGATCAGCTAAAATTACCCCCGGCCTTCAAGATCATGGCCCGGGAAAAGAACGGGATTATCCTGGTTACCGGAGCTACTGGCAGCGGCAAGACCACCTCCCTGGCCGCCCTGCTCAACGATATCAATGAAAAAGAAGCGGTGCACGTCATCACCCTCGAGGACCCGGTCGAATACGTCCATCCTCATAAAAAATCAACCTTTAACCAGCGGGAGCTGGGCCAGGATTTTGACAGCTTTGCCAATGGCCTGCGCGCGGCACTGCGGCAGGCCCCCAAGGTCATCCTGGTCGGTGAAATGCGGGACCGGGAGACGGTCGAGATCGGTCTGTCCGCGGCTGAGACCGGTCACCTGGTGCTCTCGACCCTGCATACCGTTGACACTGGGCAGACCATAAATCGTATCTTGGGCATGTTCGATCAGGAGGAGGAACATCAGGTTCGCATCCGTCTGGCTGACACCATGCGCTGGATCGTGAGCCAGCGCCTGCTGCCTCAGGAGGGCGGCGGCCGGGTTGCGGCTTTCGAAGTCATGGGCACCAATCTTCAGATCAAGGACATGATCCTCAATGGAGAGACAGAGGAAAAGACCTATTACAATACGATTAAAGAACTGAATCCGTTTGGCATGCAGACCTTTGACCAGTCCATCCTCAGCCTTTACAAGCAAGGCTTGATTTCTGAAGAGAACTCCATGGCCTATGCCTCTAAGAAGGCGATTGTCGGACGGGGGATTGACACCCAGAAGGCAGAGAGGGGCGAGAAGACAACGGACATCGAAGGCCTGACCGTTGACAGTAAATACGGCCGGACGGAAGAAGAAATGGCGCGTGAGCGTGCCATGGCTCGCCGCAAGAAAAGCTAA
- a CDS encoding type IV pilus twitching motility protein PilT has protein sequence MAQIDAFFKLMNDQGASDLHLTTGSKPILRINGEMERINYKTLENDDLKKLLYEITPEEKIKVFEESGDVDFAYEIPGLSRYRANYFNQKWGIGAVFREIPSQILTTDQLGLPPVIKKLSSLPKGLVLVTGPTGSGKSTTLAAIVDECNSIRRDHIITIEDPLEFVHQSKNCLVNHREVGTHTRSFAAALRGALREDPDIIMVGEMRDLETTALAIEAANTGHLVFGTLHTTSAAKTVDRMIEQFPADQQAQIRSSLADGLRAVVAQTLFKRIDKKGRVAALEIMLATPAVRNLIRESKTFQIPSVIQTGKKFGMQSLDDAILDHLNAGRIDANDGYNKCLDKAKFRQYLTKSPDDFTDA, from the coding sequence ATGGCTCAGATTGACGCATTCTTTAAACTTATGAACGATCAGGGCGCTTCTGACCTCCATTTGACTACGGGCAGCAAGCCGATCTTGCGCATCAACGGGGAGATGGAGCGTATCAACTACAAGACCTTGGAAAATGACGATCTTAAAAAATTGCTCTATGAAATCACGCCTGAGGAGAAGATCAAGGTCTTTGAAGAGAGCGGTGACGTGGACTTTGCCTATGAGATTCCGGGCCTGAGCCGTTATCGAGCTAACTACTTCAATCAGAAATGGGGCATCGGAGCTGTTTTTCGGGAGATACCCAGCCAGATTCTGACCACGGATCAGCTTGGTCTGCCACCGGTAATCAAAAAACTGTCCAGTCTTCCCAAGGGCCTGGTCCTGGTCACGGGCCCGACGGGCAGCGGCAAGTCCACCACCCTGGCTGCTATAGTTGACGAATGCAACAGCATTCGCCGGGATCACATTATAACCATCGAAGATCCCCTGGAGTTTGTGCACCAGAGTAAAAATTGCCTGGTGAACCATCGTGAGGTCGGGACGCATACCAGGTCCTTTGCCGCCGCCCTGAGAGGGGCCTTACGCGAGGACCCGGATATTATCATGGTCGGTGAGATGCGCGACCTGGAGACCACCGCTCTGGCGATCGAGGCCGCAAATACCGGCCACCTGGTCTTTGGCACCCTGCACACCACCAGCGCCGCCAAGACGGTGGACCGCATGATTGAGCAGTTTCCGGCCGACCAGCAGGCTCAGATTCGGTCCTCCCTGGCCGACGGCCTGCGGGCGGTTGTGGCCCAGACTCTTTTCAAGCGGATTGATAAAAAGGGACGCGTGGCCGCCCTGGAGATCATGCTGGCCACTCCGGCCGTCCGTAACCTGATTCGAGAAAGCAAGACTTTTCAGATTCCCTCAGTCATTCAGACCGGAAAGAAATTCGGCATGCAGTCGCTTGACGACGCCATTTTGGATCATCTGAACGCCGGCCGGATTGACGCGAACGATGGTTACAACAAGTGCCTTGATAAGGCCAAGTTCAGACAGTATCTCACCAAATCGCCGGATGATTTCACCGACGCGTAA
- a CDS encoding phage holin family protein yields MNGLLLRWLVSTISLLLIGYLVPGIEVEGFVYALIAAAVLGVLNAIVRPVLIILTLPLTILTLGLFILVLNGFMLMIVSAVIKGFHVHGFWAAFWGALLLSIVSWLGNSFINSKGRVEYMEMRKSSDGRWK; encoded by the coding sequence ATGAATGGTCTTTTACTGCGCTGGCTCGTTAGTACCATATCCTTGCTCCTTATTGGCTACCTGGTTCCTGGTATCGAGGTAGAGGGGTTTGTTTACGCATTGATCGCGGCCGCCGTTCTGGGCGTGCTCAATGCCATTGTTCGGCCCGTACTGATCATTCTGACACTGCCTTTGACCATCCTGACCCTTGGGCTGTTTATTCTGGTTCTCAACGGCTTCATGCTCATGATCGTCTCCGCGGTTATCAAGGGCTTTCATGTTCATGGCTTCTGGGCGGCCTTTTGGGGCGCCCTCCTGCTGAGCATTGTCAGCTGGTTGGGCAACTCCTTTATAAATTCAAAAGGGCGGGTCGAGTACATGGAGATGCGCAAAAGTTCTGACGGCCGGTGGAAATAA
- a CDS encoding 3-hydroxyacyl-CoA dehydrogenase — protein MEINGKTAVITGGASGLGAATARLLHSLGANLVILDLNEEKGPAVCSELGNRAVFAKTNVTETEEVQAAMKTALENFSKIDILINCAGAGLPMKTVGREGPHDLNAFTMIVKINLIGTFDATRWAAFYMQDNEPNEDGERGVIINTASVAAWDGQIGQAAYSASKAGIVGMTLAIARDMARSGIRVCTIAPGIFDTPMMALMPQKNRDALLAQTPFPTRFGKDSEYAMLARQIIENPMLNAETIRLDGAIRMAPR, from the coding sequence ATGGAGATTAATGGTAAAACGGCTGTCATCACTGGAGGCGCGAGCGGCCTGGGCGCGGCCACGGCCAGACTTCTTCACAGTTTGGGGGCAAATCTTGTGATCCTGGATTTGAATGAAGAAAAAGGGCCGGCGGTGTGCTCTGAACTCGGGAACCGCGCCGTCTTTGCCAAGACGAACGTCACCGAGACCGAGGAAGTGCAGGCGGCCATGAAAACCGCGCTGGAGAACTTCAGCAAGATAGATATTTTAATAAATTGCGCCGGCGCCGGCCTGCCGATGAAGACGGTGGGCAGGGAAGGGCCTCATGACCTGAATGCCTTTACCATGATCGTTAAGATCAATCTGATCGGGACCTTTGACGCCACGCGCTGGGCCGCGTTTTATATGCAGGACAACGAGCCGAATGAGGACGGCGAGCGGGGCGTGATCATCAACACGGCCTCTGTGGCCGCCTGGGACGGCCAGATCGGGCAGGCAGCTTATTCTGCTTCCAAGGCTGGCATCGTCGGCATGACCCTGGCCATCGCCCGGGATATGGCCCGCTCCGGAATCCGGGTCTGTACCATTGCTCCGGGCATATTCGATACCCCCATGATGGCCCTCATGCCGCAGAAGAACAGGGATGCCTTGCTGGCGCAAACTCCCTTCCCGACCCGGTTTGGCAAGGATAGCGAATATGCCATGCTGGCTCGCCAGATCATTGAAAACCCCATGTTAAACGCCGAGACCATCCGTCTGGACGGGGCCATCCGCATGGCGCCCAGGTGA
- a CDS encoding enoyl-CoA hydratase/isomerase family protein, which yields MNYKNIIVANERGITTITLNRPEKLNALDANILQELIKAIDEAREDDESKVMIITGAGRGFCSGADITSTALGTDTRLPGINRSHRLEPFILFGAVMKRLRNFHKPILVAINGMASGGGLSLACLGDIRIGCEEAKFSAIFVKRGLVPDCGASYLLPRIVGTQNALKLMWTGDIIDAREAERIGLLSGVVPADELMSTVKELALQIAHGPSTAIELMKRMVYEGLEANSFSLSMAYEGWAQEMCYLTEDVQEGIKSFMERRPSNFTGK from the coding sequence ATGAATTATAAGAACATTATCGTTGCGAATGAACGAGGGATCACAACCATAACCTTGAACCGTCCTGAGAAGCTCAACGCCTTGGACGCAAATATCTTGCAGGAGCTAATCAAGGCGATTGATGAGGCCAGGGAGGACGATGAGTCAAAGGTGATGATTATCACCGGCGCTGGCCGTGGTTTCTGCTCTGGGGCGGATATCACGTCAACAGCTCTGGGTACGGATACCAGGCTGCCAGGGATCAATCGCTCCCATCGTCTCGAACCTTTTATCCTATTTGGGGCGGTGATGAAGCGGTTGCGAAATTTTCACAAGCCTATTCTCGTTGCCATTAATGGTATGGCTAGCGGCGGTGGTCTTTCTCTTGCTTGTTTGGGGGATATAAGGATTGGCTGCGAGGAAGCCAAGTTTAGCGCCATCTTTGTGAAAAGGGGATTGGTGCCCGATTGCGGCGCATCTTACCTCCTCCCCAGGATTGTGGGGACACAGAACGCCCTAAAGCTTATGTGGACCGGCGACATTATTGACGCCAGAGAGGCGGAAAGAATCGGTCTGCTAAGCGGTGTTGTGCCTGCTGATGAACTTATGAGCACTGTAAAGGAGCTGGCCCTTCAGATCGCCCATGGACCTTCAACAGCTATCGAGCTAATGAAACGCATGGTATATGAGGGGCTGGAAGCGAACAGCTTCTCTCTTTCCATGGCCTATGAAGGTTGGGCCCAGGAAATGTGCTACCTGACAGAAGATGTTCAGGAAGGAATTAAGTCCTTCATGGAAAGAAGACCTTCTAATTTCACAGGCAAGTAA
- the gcvH gene encoding glycine cleavage system protein GcvH, translated as MIFKYHKEHTWVKMDGNEALVGITDHAQEELGEIVYVDLPEADDKLIAGDEFGQIESTKTTSDLIAPISGDVIESNMELEDIPTLINQSPEDRGWITRIIPSDPGELDELMTGEEYLSYLDQIND; from the coding sequence ATGATTTTCAAATATCACAAGGAGCATACCTGGGTTAAGATGGATGGGAATGAAGCCCTGGTCGGCATTACCGATCATGCCCAGGAAGAGCTGGGCGAGATTGTTTACGTGGATTTACCCGAGGCGGACGATAAACTCATTGCCGGGGATGAATTCGGCCAGATTGAATCAACCAAGACGACCAGCGACCTGATCGCGCCCATAAGCGGTGATGTTATTGAGTCCAACATGGAGCTTGAGGACATCCCGACCCTGATCAACCAGTCTCCTGAAGACCGCGGCTGGATCACCAGGATTATTCCCTCTGATCCTGGCGAGCTGGATGAGCTGATGACCGGGGAGGAGTACCTGTCATACCTGGATCAAATAAATGACTGA
- the greA gene encoding transcription elongation factor GreA, with translation MQRTPITRPGYENLKKELDRMIKIERPANVKAIKAARAHGDIMENAEYHAAKDRQSFIEGRIAELQVQIGECDIIDTSQVHDRAVFGARITLEDSETGEQKSYMLVGPYESDPEKGRISVTSPLGRALIGKEEGDEVRVKAPGGVQEMEIVEIR, from the coding sequence ATGCAAAGAACGCCTATTACACGCCCAGGGTATGAGAATCTCAAAAAGGAACTGGATAGGATGATCAAGATCGAACGGCCGGCCAACGTGAAAGCCATAAAAGCCGCCCGGGCTCACGGTGACATCATGGAAAACGCCGAGTATCATGCTGCCAAGGATCGCCAGTCCTTTATCGAAGGCCGGATCGCCGAGCTTCAGGTTCAGATCGGGGAGTGCGATATTATTGACACCAGCCAGGTTCATGACCGGGCCGTTTTCGGCGCCAGGATTACACTAGAAGATAGTGAGACAGGGGAACAAAAAAGCTACATGCTGGTGGGGCCTTATGAGTCTGATCCTGAAAAGGGCCGCATTTCCGTAACCTCTCCTCTCGGTCGGGCCTTGATCGGCAAGGAGGAGGGGGACGAGGTTCGAGTCAAGGCTCCTGGAGGCGTCCAGGAGATGGAGATCGTGGAGATCAGGTAG